Proteins from one Candidatus Eisenbacteria bacterium genomic window:
- a CDS encoding zinc ribbon domain-containing protein: protein MEACGKSFTVTMGILEHDTAKVKYQECKFVKVRQQITIFGVTTKKKS, encoded by the coding sequence ATGGAGGCCTGCGGGAAGAGCTTCACGGTAACGATGGGAATCCTCGAGCACGATACAGCGAAGGTCAAGTATCAAGAATGCAAATTCGTCAAGGTGCGGCAGCAGATCACGATTTTCGGGGTCACCACGAAGAAGAAAAGCTGA